The proteins below are encoded in one region of Purpureocillium takamizusanense chromosome 11, complete sequence:
- a CDS encoding uncharacterized protein (COG:S~EggNog:ENOG503P2PT): MFSRAATLPRVCLSCRLALARHHAIPRLYNGAAGSDRSRAFASDSNRTDKDRVEALISGSLPRGSEESGVKDISGRRKARRSDDDDEPAAWELPPLHENDAPGRASSEIPEIPEFIEEDNIDATTKPEHQSTSPRREFRHDLLKHQNLGVDALGSPVEALILKNPNRMRRSRKYLQTLEDAESNTGTPLRWQDVLPTEQGPEYDFSDEVYRNIEELRPVDTKILPRRDIDKLLDALVDGFTREQLVGYFNKGSWDEDLQYSDAPSYDWAVKQAPWRAAQPNNWGVLKPKQQHAVLILTTKWGLEVQEQVEGLGRSLVWLKPKVFKLITQPSNPVLETVSAGLLDKASNERISTSHSDSRLGIYASKYTVPLILERINDVVKSMKTKSIDIRNVEKKDLTEPVLRELERITSTTVHCDSGNKELSVSWLSQDSQVRTASPTEGGSLTNTQTEDPADIVSRLLQGRRPMPQRSEARIISSSTSPAKGTFVEHHREKRTMSWRDKMRQWARYVSPVGKEPRPDSKSLALEEQVSLSGKASKISSSQATTRLTATFGHILHTNCSVEPSQMAKSRRILSPVVPHPAALTAIAADADKFVTQSTAIILNFAPDMANAQTQGDDTLPHIRLTLPVDPDADLSAFAFPPDSSLEALVPLHVHDILLPDESVDVRLVQQQLVPLDAQQESLKAFLAVSDFNLLAGRLRTPSHAAFSVPQAWLPSSRSGKQGQEQTTNVPYLFMGLEIHQIVDLQWRGHTLRYNSIEAGQHGGQRQELSLLTGPLPAAAAAPITNTTTTTTTVARDPSPEQQPFESLLQLAEEVAVGKHFSWDEGYMLMQERSDEQFSWDLLDDSSGQEGLVDGGDSIVDEAEEGSDGHGNDAASEGEQVQSRESESLTDGRS, from the exons ATGTTTTCGAGGGCGGCTACTCTGCCGCGCGTCTGCCTGTCGTGTCGCCTTGCGTTGGCGCGACACCATGCGATCCCTCGACTGTACAATGGGGCCGCTGGCTCTGATCGATCACGGGCTTTTGCTTCCGATTCGAACCGGACTGACAAGGACCGAGTCGAGGCCTTGATATCAGGTTCATTGCCTCGCGGCAGCGAAGAGAGTGGTGTCAAGGACATCAGCGGAAGGAGGAAAGCGAGAcggtccgacgacgacgacgagcccgctgCATGGGAGTTGCCTCCACTGCACGAAAACGAtgcgccgggccgggccagcTCGGAAATCCCAGAGATCCCCGAGTTCATCGAGGAGGACAACATAGATGCTACAACAAAGCCTGAGCATCAGTCAACTTCCCCCCGGCGCGAATTCCGTCACGACCTCCTCAAACACCAGaacctcggcgtcgatgcgctCGGAAGCCCGGTTGAGGCGCTTATCCTCAAAAATCCCAATAGGATGAGGAGATCAAGAAAGTACCTTCAAACCCTCGAAGATGCTGAGTCCAACACCGGGACACCTCTACGGTGGCAGGACGTGCTGCCGACAGAGCAGGGCCCCGAGTACGACTTCTCGGACGAGGTCTACCGCAACATTGAGGAGCTCCGGCCGGTCGATACGAAAATCCTCCCGAGACGGGATATTGACAAGCTGTTGGACGCGCTGGTAGACGGGTTTACCAGAGAGCAACTAGTTGGCTACTTCAACAAGGGCAGCTGGGACGAGGATCTGCAATACTCGGATGCGCCATCATATGACTGGGCCGTGAAGCAGGCTCCGTGGAGGGCCGCACAACCCAACAATTGGGGCGTACTCAAGCCAAAGCAACAGCATGCGGTACTGATTCTGACGACAAAATGGGGGCTGGAGGTCCAGGAGCAAGTTGAAGGTTTAGGGCGAAGTCTCGTTTGGCTGAAGCCGAAGGTGTTCAAACTCATCACCC AACCCTCAAACCCTGTACTCGAAACAGTGAGCGCGGGGCTCCTGGACAAGGCCAGCAACGAAAGGATATCGACGAGCCACAGCGACTCCCGTCTGGGGATCTACGCCAGCAAGTACACGGTTCCTCTTATACTTGAACGGATAAACGATGTCGTCAAGTCTATGAAGACAAAGTCCATTGATATACGCAACGTCGAGAAGAAAGATCTTACCGAACCCGTTCTGCGGGAGCTCGAAAGAATTACAAGCACAACAGTCCATTGCGACTCGGGAAACAAG GAGTTATCCGTATCATGGCTTTCTCAAGACAGCCAAGTCCGGACAGCTTCGCCAACAGAGGGAGGGTCATTGACGAACACGCAGACCGAAGATCCGGCGGACATCGTGTCCCGGCTACtacaagggcggcgacctATGCCCCAGCGGAGTGAAGCCCGAATCATCTCTTCTTCAACGAGCCCCGCCAAAGGCACCTTTGTAGAACACCACAGAGAAAAGAGAACCATGTCTTGGAGAGACAAGATGCGACAGTGGGCACGATACGTCAGTCCCGTCGGCAAAGAGCCTCGTCCGGACAGCAAATCTCTTGCCCTCGAGGAACAAGTCTCACTGTCGGGAAAGGCGTCGAAGATATCCAGCAGCCAAGCAACGACTCGTCTCACAGCCACGTTCGGACACATTCTTCACACGAATTGCAGCGTTGAGCCATCACAGATGGCCAAGAGCAGGCGCATCCTCTCCCCCGTGGTGCCACACCCAGCGGCCCTGacggccatcgccgccgacgccgacaagtTCGTTACTCAGTCCACCGCCATTATTCTCAACTTCGCGCCGGACATGGCGAACGCGCAGACGCAGGGCGATGATACCCTGCCACACATCCGTCTCACCCTTCCCGTGGACCCCGATGCCGATCTTTCGGCATTCGCATTTCCCCCCGACTCGAGCTTGGAGGCCCTCGTCCCACTCCACGTGCACGACATCCTACTGCCAGACGAGAGCGTCGACGTGCGCCTCGTACAGCAACAGCTCGTTCCACTCGATGCGCAGCAAGAATCCCTCAaggccttcctcgccgtgtCCGATTTCaacctcctcgccggcaggCTTCGCACACCCAGCCACGCAGCCTTTTCCGTCCCGCAGGCGTGGCtacccagcagcaggagtGGGAAGCAAGGCCAGGAGCAGACCACCAACGTTCCGTACCTCTTCATGGGTCTTGAGATACACCAAATCGTCGACTTGCAGTGGCGAGGCCACACCCTACGCTACAACAGCATCGAGGCAGGtcagcacggcggccagcgacAGGAACTCTCGCTTCTCACGGGCCCTCttccggctgctgctgctgcccctaTTACtaatactactactacgactacTACCGTCGCTCGCGATCCTTCCCCCGAGCAACAGCCCTTTGAGTCCTTGCTGCAGCTCGCAGAAGAGGTCGCGGTGGGGAAGCACTTCTCATGGGACGAGGGCTACATGCTCATGCAGGAGCGCTCTGATGAGCAGTTCAGCTGGGATCTACTTGACGACTCGTCCGGCCAAGAgggtctcgtcgacgggggagATTCCATCGTCGATGAAGCAGAAGAGGGATCTGATGGCCATGGAAATGATGCGGCGTCGGAGGGGGAGCAGGTGCAAAGTCGGGAATCGGAGTCGTTGACCGACGGCCGATCCTAG
- the TEF1 gene encoding translation elongation factor EF-1 alpha (COG:J~EggNog:ENOG503NU3J) produces MGYVDASRALMPLDRSTRPRIIDANFFAVRTTRLTLTWSLSHVDSGKSTTTGHLIYQCGGIDKRTIEKFEKEAAELGKGSFKYAWVLDKLKAERERGITIDIALWKFETPKYYVTVIDAPGHRDFIKNMITGTSQADCAILIIAAGTGEFEAGISKDGQTREHALLAYTLGVKQLIVAINKMDTTKWSEARFQEIIKETSNFIKKVGYNPKTVAFVPISGFHGDNMLAPSTNCPWYKGWEKETKAGKSTGKTLLEAIDSIEPPKRPSDKPLRLPLQDVYKIGGIGTVPVGRIETGVIKPGMVVTFAPSNVTTEVKSVEMHHEQLTEGLPGDNVGFNVKNVSVKEIRRGNVAGDSKNDPPLGAASFDAQVIVLNHPGQVGAGYAPVLDCHTAHIACKFAEIKEKIDRRTGKAVESAPKFIKSGDSAIVKMVPSKPMCVEAFTDYPPLGRFAVRDMRQTVAVGVIKSVEKAAAGSGKVTKSAAKATKK; encoded by the exons ATGGGGTATGTCGatgcctcgagggccttgatgCCTCTCGATCGCTCTACTCGACCCAGGATCATCGATGCTAACTTCTTTGCAGTAAGGACGACAAGACTCACATTAACGTGGTCGTTATC CCACGTCGACTCCGGCAAGTCGACCACC ACCGGTCACCTGATCTACCAGTGCGGTGGTATCGACAAGCGTACCATCGAGAAGTTCGAGAAG GAAGCCGCCGAACTCGGCAAGGGTTCCTTCAAGTACGCGTGGGTCCTtgacaagctcaaggccgagcgtGAGCGTGGTATCACCATCGACATTGCCCTCTGGAAGTTCGAGACTCCCAAGTACTATGTCACCGTCATTG ACGCTCCCGGCCACCGTGACTTCATCAAGAACATGATCACTGGTACCTCCCAGGCTGACTGCGCCATTCTCATCATCGCTGCCGGCACTGGTGAGTTCGAGGCTGGTATCTCCAAGGATGGCCAGACCCGTGAGCACGCTCTGCTCGCCTACACCCTCGGTGTTAAGCAGCTCATCGTCGCTATCAACAAGATGGACACCACTAAGTGGTCCGAGGCCCGTTTCCAGGAAATCATCAAGGAGACTTCCAACTTCATCAAGAAGGTCGGCTACAACCCCAAGACTGTTGCCTTCGTCCCCATCTCCGGTTTCCACGGCGACAACATGCTGGCTCCCTCCACCAACTGCCCCTGGTACAAGGGCTGGGAGAAGGAGACCAAGGCTGGCAAGTCCACCGGCAAGACCCTCCTTGAGGCCATCGACTCCATCGAGCCCCCCAAGCGCCCCTCCGACAAGCCCCTCCGTCTTCCCCTCCAGGATGTGTACAAGATTGGCGGTATTGGCACAGTCCCTGTCGGCCGTATCGAGACTGGTGTCATCAAGCCCGGTATGGTCGTTACCTTCGCTCCTTCCAACGTCACCACCGAAGTCAAGTCCGTCGAGATGCACCACGAGCAGCTTACCGAGGGTCTCCCCGGTGACAACGTTGGCTTCAACGTGAAGAACGTCTCCGTCAAGGAGATTCGCCGTGGCAACGTCGCTGGTGACTCCAAGAACGACCCCCCTCTGGGTGCCGCTTCTTTCGATGCCCAGGTCATCGTCCTCAACCACCCCGGTCAGGTCGGTGCTGGCTACGCCCCCGTCCTGGACTGCCACACCGCCCACATTGCCTGCAAGTTCGCCGAGATCAAGGAGAAGATCGACCGCCGTACTGGTAAGGCCGTCGAGTCTGCCCCCAAGTTCATCAAGTCCGGTGActccgccatcgtcaagaTGGTTCCCTCCAAGCCCATGTGCGTTGAGGCTTTCACCGACTACCCTCCCCTGGGCCGTTTCGCCGTCCGTGACATGCGCCAGactgtcgccgtcggtgtCATCAAGTCCGTCGAGAAGGCTGCCGCTGGCTCTGGCAAGGTCACCAAGTCCGCTGCCAAGGCCACCAAGAAATAA
- a CDS encoding uncharacterized protein (COG:S~TransMembrane:10 (i12-34o82-104i116-134o174-194i206-226o263-286i298-316o322-341i348-370o413-433i)~EggNog:ENOG503NU4Z) → MAAVDPATRKRVLRVIVTSLLLDLISFTFILPLFPKLLEFYRDREAPSLLDDGPPTLLQHVLSGLNKYKAAFSRPIDSRYDIVLLGGATGSLFSLLQAVASPVIGRLSDRYGRRKALLASMCGNILSVLLWVAAVDFRTFIASRVVGGLSEGNVQLTTAMASDISDEATRGQTMAIIGACFSIAFTFGPGLGAWLSTISIVAANPFATAAGISLVLIVTETLYLYLCLPETLPALTGRGAKGANGKSEKKRVADPVERTNSPALLYAVHFFFILFFSGMESSLSFMTYELFGFTSGRNGRLLGYIGFVASVLQGGVTRRLPPLLSVRIGVVACLASLFLLGRITTVRGLYAAATCLAVTSATVVSSLNALTSFEASEDERGSKLGNLRSWGQLGRGLGPILFTSVYWWAGREVAYTMGATGVAVVAAVVLMGLKTPRRVAGTTSTKTR, encoded by the exons atggccgccgtcgaccccGCGACAAGGAAACGGGTTCTTCGTGTGATTGTTACGTCTCTTCTTTTAGATCTG ATCTCCTTCACCTTCATCCTTCCGCTGTTCCCCAAGCTGCTCGAGTTCTACCGCGACCGCGAAGCCCCGTcactcctcgacgacggcccgccgACCTTGCTGCAGCATGTTCTCAGCGGCCTCAACAAATACAAGGCTGCGTTCTCGCGCCCGATAGACTCTCGATATGATATTGTCCTCCTGGGAGGCGCTACGGGCTCCCTTTTCTC CTTGCTCCAGGCCGTTGCGTCTCCAGTGATTGGTCGTCTTTCCGATCGCTACGGTCGCCGAAAAGCCCTTCTCGCTTCCATGTGCGGCAATATCCTGTCCGTGCTCCTCTGGGTTGCGGCCGTCGACTTTCGCACTTTTATCGCAAGTcgagtcgtcggcggcctctccGAGGGCAATGTACAGCTTACAACCGCCATGGCCAGTGATATATCAGATGAGGCCACGCGTGGCCAGACCATGGCAATCATTGGCGCGTGCTTCTCCATTGCTTTCACCTTTGGCCCAGGCCTCGGTGCTTGGCTCAGCACCATCTCAATTGTTGCGGCAAACCCCTTTGCCACTGCGGCAGGCATCAGCCTGGTACTAATCGTAACGGAGACGCTGTACTTGTACCTGTGCTTGCCGGAaaccttgcccgccttgacCGGACGAGGGGCCAAGGGCGCCAATGGGAAGagcgagaagaagcgcgtcGCAGATCCCGTGGAGCGAACAAACTCGCCCGCGTTGCTCTATGCCGTTcacttcttcttcatcttgtTCTTTTCTGGCATGGAAAGCTCCCTGTCCTTCATGACGTATGAGCTATTCGGGTTTACGTCTGGTCGGAACGGCAGGCTGCTCGGATACATTGGCTTTGTCGCCTCCGTCCTGCAAGGCGGCGTCacgcggcggctgccaccGTTGCTGTCCGTCCgcatcggcgtcgtggcATGCCTCGCGTCCTTGTTCTTGCTCGGACGGATCACGACCGTCCGCGGCCTGTATGCGGCCGCCACCTGCCTGGCTGTCACGTCCGCCACTGTGGTCAGCAGCCTCAACGCCCTGACAAGCttcgaggcgagcgaggacgagcgcgGCAGCAAGCTGGGCAATTTACGGAGCTGGGGGCAACTAGGCCGCGGGCTGGGCCCGATTCTATTCACGAGCGTATACTGGTGGGCCGGTCGAGAAGTTGCATACACGATGGGAGCcaccggcgtcgccgtcgtcgcagcgGTTGTGCTGATGGGATTGAAGACGCCCAGGAGGGTCGCGGGCACGACAAGCACGAAGACCCGGTAG
- a CDS encoding uncharacterized protein (EggNog:ENOG503NYUA~COG:C), with translation MASTELPFQLSDESLGQLDCLVDGKSVAARSGKRFDVIDPGSGKVWAACPDCSDEDVDAAVQSCHKAFLEYAKWTPRRRSQTLSKWHHLIAEAKEDLARILVHETGKPLAEAYGEIDYALTFSWWFVGEAERAHGNSIVSAVPGRRAITIKQPVGVAAALVPWNFPVALSLRKMAAALAAGCAMVVKPSPESPVTVLALARLALRAGFPPGALNVLTTSLDGTPAVAEALCLHPLVRKVTFTGSTRVGKIISGLCARNLKKSTLELGGNCPFIVFDDANLEQAMGQLMALKWRHAGQACISSNRLYVQRGVHDRLVEELVARTSKLKVGHGMAEGTTMGPVTTPRSLDKAEDMAKDALAKGAKMVLGNGMRMDNNNNNTGGSGGGGYFMEPTVMTGVTDDMLMSGDEIFAPLLGVSVFDSEDEVVARANNTSMGLASYVFTKDVDRMWRMFEKLEAGMIGLNTGNSSSAEAPFGGIKESGAGKESGKDVAIEEFLVTKSGTLTVEGHW, from the exons ATGGCGTCCACGGAACTGCCGTTCCAGCTGAGCGACGAGAGCCTGGGGCAGCTCGACTGCCTGGTCGACGGCAAGTCGGTTGCCGCCCGCTCGGGGAAGCGTTTCGACGTCATCGACCCGGGCTCCGGCAAGGTCTGGGCCGCGTGCCCGGACTGCAGCGAtgaagacgtcgacgccgccgtgcagtCCTGCCACAAGGCGTTCCTCGAGTACGCCAAGTggacgccgcgacggcggtcCCAGACCCTGTCCAAGTGGCACCATCtcatcgccgaggccaaggaggaccTCGCACGGATCCTCGTCCacgagacgggcaagcccctcgccgaggcgtACGGCGAGATCGACTACGCCCTGACCTTTTCGTGGTGgttcgtcggcgaggcggagcgcgcccacggcaactccatcgtctccgccgtgcccggccggcgcgccatcaccatcaagcagcccgtgggcgtcgccgcggcgcttgTCCCGTGGAACTTCCCCGTCGCGCTCTCCCTGCGCaagatggccgccgcgctcgccgccggctgcgccATGGTCGTCAAGCCGTCCCCCGAGTCGCCCGTCACGGTCCTGGCGCTCGCGCGGCTGGCCCTCCGCGCGGGCTTCCCCCCGGGCGCGCTCAACGTGCTGACCACGAGCCTGGACGGgacgccggccgtggccgaggcgctctGCCTGCACCCCCTCGTCCGAAAGGTCACCTTCACGGGCAGCACGCGGGTGGGCAAGATCATCAGCGGGCTCTGCGCCCGGAACCTCAAGAAGTCgacgctcgagctcggcggcaacTGCCCcttcatcgtcttcgacgacgccaacctCGAGCAGGCCATGGGCCAGCTCATGGCCCTCAAGTGGCGGCACGCCGGGCAGGCCTGCATCTCGTCCAACAGGCTGTACGTGCAGCGCGGCGTGCacgaccgcctcgtcgaggagctcgtggCGCGGACGTCGAAGCTCAAGGTCGGCCACGGCATGGCCGAGGGCACGACCATGGGGCCCGtcacgacgccgcggtcgctcgacaaggccgaggacatggccaaggacgCGCTGGCAAAGGGCGCCAAGATGGTGCTGGGGAACGGCATGCGCATggacaacaacaataacaacaccggcggcagcggcggcggcggatacTTCATGGAGCCGACCGTCATGACGGGCGTGACCGACGACATGCTCATGAGCGGAGACGAGATCTTTGCGCCGTTACTTGGCGTGTCCGTCTTCgacagcgaggacgaggtcgtggCGCGAGCCAACAACACGAGCATGGGGCTCGCGAGCTACGTCTTCACAAAGGACGTCGACAGGATGTGGAGGATGTTTGAGAAGCTCGAAGCCGGCATGATTGGACTG AACACGGGAAACAGCTCGTCAGCGGAAGCGCCGTTTGGCGGCATCAAGGAGAGTGGAGCGGGCAAGGAGAGCGGCAAGGACGTGGCCATTGAAGAATTCCTGGTGACCAAGAGCGGCACGTTGACGGTCGAGGGACACTGGTGA